In a single window of the Agromyces sp. H17E-10 genome:
- a CDS encoding HNH endonuclease signature motif containing protein — MTAVLALIPAGLESPDGSADPLVGSASGESFGGESFDAASFEAMPFDADAFDLPFVPDPLADVDPFVLLGSLDELRDPADLIDPVDLSQYPASAEAEHEWAGAAASVDAFAELCSVLDASEQAQFAVNRAMATHLAATRRALDIAAHDPAVYLQPGELGRPGASELAVRAAATELSMRLHVSVSTIRSRAHEAAVLQDRLPQVWARFVDGVASYADARVAVDSAAGFVPGDGRLVELDEGLAAVIGAITTARFRQQARTLRARLDRDVLAERHARAFTERRVTVEHVDDGMAWLSLYTSQVDAVKIMTRLDATARRDAGHPDELRTLAQLRADAATAWLTGAGTPTAARVEVLVTVPLLNVARSTGGAQRGPGADNDPAVIGASGASGTGGGEVLGGGPTGAAPTIAGTRNEFATLDGVGPIDDVTAARLLGEASTFLRLVTDPVTAAPLALDRTRYRLTKAQRVWLALVHERCTRSACDRPAYVGDVDHELEWSRGGRSNPENLCPLCRGDHTLKHCTLFTQTKNSDDTVTWRSPTGRNYTDPPPF, encoded by the coding sequence TCGTCGGCAGTGCCTCCGGTGAGTCGTTCGGCGGTGAGTCGTTCGACGCCGCGTCGTTCGAAGCCATGCCCTTCGATGCGGATGCGTTCGACCTGCCGTTCGTGCCTGATCCGCTCGCCGATGTCGACCCGTTCGTGTTGCTCGGCTCGCTCGATGAGCTGCGCGACCCCGCCGACCTGATCGATCCGGTCGACCTGTCGCAGTATCCGGCTTCGGCCGAGGCCGAACACGAGTGGGCGGGGGCCGCCGCGTCGGTCGACGCGTTCGCCGAGCTCTGCTCAGTGCTCGATGCGTCGGAGCAAGCGCAGTTCGCCGTGAACCGGGCGATGGCGACCCATCTCGCCGCGACTCGCCGTGCACTCGACATCGCGGCGCACGACCCCGCCGTGTACCTCCAGCCCGGCGAGCTCGGCCGGCCGGGGGCGTCCGAGCTCGCGGTGCGTGCTGCGGCGACCGAACTGTCGATGCGGTTGCACGTCTCGGTCAGCACGATCCGAAGCCGTGCGCACGAGGCCGCCGTGCTGCAAGATCGCCTGCCGCAGGTATGGGCGCGATTCGTCGATGGCGTCGCGTCGTACGCCGACGCCCGGGTCGCGGTCGACAGCGCGGCCGGGTTCGTGCCCGGCGACGGGCGGCTGGTCGAACTCGACGAAGGACTGGCGGCCGTCATCGGCGCGATCACGACCGCCAGGTTCCGTCAGCAGGCCCGTACCCTGCGCGCCCGACTCGATCGCGACGTGCTCGCCGAGCGGCACGCGCGTGCGTTCACCGAGCGACGGGTCACGGTCGAGCACGTCGACGACGGCATGGCGTGGCTGAGTCTCTACACCTCCCAGGTCGATGCGGTGAAGATCATGACCCGCCTCGACGCGACCGCGCGACGCGACGCCGGCCACCCAGACGAGTTGCGCACCCTGGCCCAGTTGCGCGCCGACGCGGCGACCGCCTGGCTCACCGGGGCGGGCACGCCCACTGCGGCCCGCGTCGAGGTCCTCGTCACCGTGCCGTTGCTCAATGTCGCCCGCAGCACGGGCGGTGCTCAGCGCGGACCGGGTGCAGACAACGACCCGGCCGTGATCGGCGCGAGTGGCGCGAGCGGTACCGGCGGCGGTGAGGTCCTTGGGGGCGGTCCCACTGGTGCTGCCCCCACGATCGCGGGCACCCGCAACGAGTTCGCGACGCTCGACGGCGTCGGGCCGATCGACGACGTCACCGCGGCACGGCTCCTCGGCGAGGCATCCACGTTCCTCCGGCTGGTCACCGACCCGGTCACCGCCGCTCCGCTCGCGCTCGATCGCACCCGGTATCGGCTCACGAAGGCGCAACGTGTCTGGCTTGCGCTCGTCCACGAACGCTGCACCCGGTCGGCGTGCGACCGGCCCGCGTACGTCGGTGACGTCGATCACGAGCTCGAGTGGTCGCGCGGCGGCCGCTCGAACCCCGAGAACCTCTGCCCGCTCTGCCGGGGCGATCACACGCTGAAGCACTGCACGTTGTTCACCCAGACCAAGAACTCCGACGACACCGTCACGTGGCGAAGTCCCACCGGTCGCAACTACACCGACCCGCCACCTTTCTAA
- the nagA gene encoding N-acetylglucosamine-6-phosphate deacetylase, with protein MSTPDASSPSSTVIHSARLVSGFDSVPDAWVRFEGDRIAARGLGDGWRAVIDATTSITDASGRFLVPGFIDLHCHGAGGFAVDEGDEAIERILAVHNAHGTTRSVLSLVTASVDRLAEQVAAIGRFAARDPRVLGSHLEGPFLDDAFRGAHDPTLLRTADSTAVDELLTAADGTLRQITIAPEHDGAIEAIARFVDAGVVVAVGHTGADFATTLAAFDAGASILTHAFNGMRGIHHRAPGPVVAAMHADHVTLEVINDGVHVHPDVVKLAFAGAAGRVALITDAMAATGAADGDYILGSLDVIVADGVARLREGGSIAGSTLTLDEALRRTVVECGIPFDQAVAALTMVPAAAIGRAHDLGRLDQGYAADAVLLGEDLDVQAVWSAGVRLA; from the coding sequence GTGAGCACACCCGACGCTTCCTCGCCTTCGTCCACGGTCATCCACTCGGCGCGTCTGGTGTCGGGTTTCGACAGCGTTCCCGACGCCTGGGTGCGCTTCGAGGGCGACCGCATCGCCGCGCGCGGGCTCGGCGACGGCTGGCGGGCCGTGATCGACGCGACGACGAGCATCACGGATGCCTCGGGGCGGTTCCTCGTCCCCGGATTCATCGACCTGCACTGCCACGGCGCCGGCGGGTTCGCCGTGGACGAGGGCGACGAGGCGATCGAACGCATCCTCGCCGTGCACAACGCCCACGGCACGACCCGGTCGGTGCTCTCGCTCGTGACGGCGTCCGTCGACCGGCTCGCCGAACAGGTCGCCGCGATCGGCCGGTTCGCCGCCCGCGACCCCCGCGTGCTCGGCTCGCACCTGGAGGGTCCGTTCCTCGACGACGCGTTCCGCGGCGCGCACGACCCGACGCTGCTGCGCACGGCCGACTCCACCGCCGTCGACGAATTGCTCACGGCTGCCGACGGCACCCTCCGACAGATCACGATCGCACCCGAGCACGACGGTGCGATCGAGGCGATCGCCCGGTTCGTCGACGCGGGCGTCGTCGTCGCGGTCGGACACACCGGTGCCGACTTCGCCACCACGCTCGCGGCGTTCGATGCCGGGGCGTCGATCCTGACGCATGCGTTCAACGGCATGCGCGGCATCCACCATCGGGCCCCCGGCCCCGTCGTCGCGGCGATGCACGCGGATCACGTGACGCTCGAGGTCATCAACGACGGCGTGCACGTGCATCCCGACGTCGTGAAGCTCGCGTTCGCCGGTGCCGCGGGTCGGGTCGCGCTCATCACGGACGCGATGGCTGCGACCGGTGCCGCCGACGGCGACTACATCCTCGGCTCGCTCGACGTCATCGTGGCCGACGGCGTCGCGCGCCTGCGCGAGGGCGGCTCGATCGCGGGTTCGACGCTCACGCTCGACGAGGCCCTCCGCCGCACCGTCGTCGAGTGCGGTATCCCGTTCGACCAAGCGGTCGCGGCGCTCACGATGGTGCCCGCCGCCGCGATCGGGCGCGCGCACGATCTCGGACGTCTCGACCAGGGCTACGCCGCCGACGCCGTGCTGCTCGGCGAGGACCTCGACGTGCAGGCCGTCTGGTCGGCCGGCGTCCGGCTCGCCTGA
- a CDS encoding DeoR/GlpR family DNA-binding transcription regulator, with product MNRAERLSAVLDLLADGGQVEVEQIVDRLNVSPATARRDLDALASQQLLTRTRGGAVAHSVAYDLPIRYKNQQNPESKAAIARAASEMVPRGAVIGLCGGTTATAIVEALMSRADIMEPATDPSLTVVTNAINIAMQLAIRPQIKTVVTGGVVHARSYELVGAYTDAVLGSVTLDYAFIGVNGIDPAIGPTSHDEREAAVNALMASRATHPVLVADSSKLDKRAFAQIGPRRLFSTLITDSGVTDDQLARLADHGYDVIVA from the coding sequence ATGAATCGCGCTGAACGGCTGAGTGCCGTGCTCGACCTGCTCGCCGACGGCGGCCAGGTCGAGGTCGAGCAGATCGTCGACCGACTGAACGTGTCGCCCGCGACGGCGCGGCGCGACCTCGACGCGCTCGCGAGCCAGCAGCTGCTCACCCGTACCCGTGGCGGCGCCGTCGCGCACTCGGTCGCGTACGACCTGCCGATCCGGTACAAGAACCAGCAGAACCCCGAGTCGAAGGCGGCGATCGCCCGCGCCGCGAGCGAGATGGTGCCGCGCGGCGCCGTCATCGGCCTCTGCGGCGGAACGACCGCCACGGCGATCGTCGAGGCGCTCATGTCGCGCGCCGACATCATGGAGCCCGCGACCGACCCGAGCCTCACGGTCGTCACGAACGCGATCAACATCGCGATGCAGCTCGCCATCCGTCCGCAGATCAAGACGGTCGTCACGGGCGGCGTCGTGCACGCGCGCTCGTACGAACTCGTCGGCGCCTACACCGACGCCGTGCTCGGCAGCGTCACGCTCGACTACGCGTTCATCGGCGTCAACGGCATCGACCCCGCGATCGGCCCCACGTCGCACGATGAGCGCGAGGCCGCGGTCAATGCGCTCATGGCCTCGCGGGCCACGCACCCCGTGCTCGTGGCCGACTCGTCGAAGCTCGACAAGCGCGCGTTCGCCCAGATCGGACCGCGCCGACTGTTCTCGACGCTCATCACCGACTCGGGCGTCACCGACGACCAGCTGGCGCGGCTCGCCGACCACGGCTACGACGTTATCGTTGCTTAG
- a CDS encoding class II fructose-bisphosphate aldolase, which yields MTLTPTRTILEAAAAAGTGAGAFNVLHLETAEALVGAAEDTGLPVILQLSENCVRYHGAFEPIARATLAVAESSRADVAVHLDHAEDAELALRAIEHGFGSVMYDGAKLEFADNVATTQRVVAAAAARGVLVEAELGEIGGKDGAHAPGVRTDPDEAARFVAETGVDALAVAVGSSHAMTERTAALDLELIARLHAAVPVPLVLHGSSGVSDETIVAGIAAGLTKINVSTHLNKAFTGAIREFLAEHPAAVDSRKYVAAGRDAVRIEAGRMLRLFASAQAGKDGIG from the coding sequence ATGACCCTCACGCCCACCCGCACCATCCTCGAGGCGGCGGCCGCCGCCGGAACCGGCGCCGGCGCGTTCAACGTGCTGCACCTCGAGACGGCCGAAGCGCTCGTGGGTGCCGCCGAGGACACGGGGCTGCCCGTCATCCTGCAGCTCTCGGAGAACTGCGTGCGCTACCACGGCGCGTTCGAGCCCATCGCCCGGGCGACCCTCGCGGTCGCCGAGTCGTCGCGTGCCGACGTCGCCGTGCACCTCGACCACGCTGAGGACGCAGAGCTCGCGCTGCGGGCGATCGAACACGGCTTCGGATCGGTCATGTACGACGGCGCGAAGCTCGAGTTCGCCGACAACGTGGCGACCACGCAGCGCGTCGTCGCCGCGGCCGCCGCGCGCGGCGTGCTCGTCGAGGCCGAGCTCGGCGAGATCGGCGGCAAGGACGGCGCGCACGCGCCCGGCGTGCGGACCGACCCCGACGAGGCGGCGCGGTTCGTCGCCGAGACCGGCGTCGACGCCCTCGCCGTCGCGGTCGGCTCGTCGCACGCGATGACCGAGCGCACCGCTGCGCTCGACCTCGAGCTCATCGCCCGCCTGCACGCGGCCGTGCCGGTGCCGCTCGTGCTGCACGGTTCGTCGGGCGTGTCCGACGAGACGATCGTCGCGGGCATCGCCGCGGGCCTCACGAAGATCAACGTGTCGACCCATCTCAACAAGGCGTTCACGGGTGCGATCCGCGAGTTCCTCGCGGAGCATCCCGCCGCCGTAGACTCTCGCAAGTACGTCGCGGCGGGCCGCGACGCGGTGCGCATCGAAGCGGGCCGGATGCTGCGGCTCTTCGCCTCGGCCCAGGCCGGGAAGGACGGGATCGGATGA
- a CDS encoding 1-phosphofructokinase family hexose kinase: MILTVTPNPAEDLTWHVDALRPGETHRVPAGVSRAGGKGLNVARVLADEGYDVLALTTAGGGAGERLVADLVQSGVAHRIVPVAGETRRSLAFVDEATGETSIFNELGAPLTAAESTALLAEAARLGRTATVVAVSGSLPPGLEPGDLAGLVAELTAAGASVIVDTSGPALVAAARAGATVLKPNRDELAEVTGLDDPVAGARTLIEAGARLVVVSLGSEGLVVVAAAEAGGIRARLAEPLRGNATGAGDAAVAAIAAALHAVPTLATDPGERDARVALARRATAWSASAVLMPLAGALSPEHASIESRVVVEPWGDSGPNPDPGTGSGSGSGHGSGSGSGHGASTTATDPKATA, translated from the coding sequence GTGATCCTCACCGTCACGCCGAACCCGGCCGAAGACCTCACCTGGCACGTCGACGCGCTGCGCCCCGGCGAGACCCATCGCGTGCCGGCGGGCGTCTCGCGCGCCGGCGGCAAGGGGCTCAACGTCGCCCGCGTGCTCGCCGACGAGGGGTATGACGTGCTCGCGCTCACGACCGCCGGCGGCGGAGCGGGCGAACGGCTCGTCGCCGATCTCGTGCAGAGCGGCGTCGCGCACCGCATCGTGCCCGTCGCCGGGGAGACCCGGCGCAGCCTCGCGTTCGTCGACGAGGCGACGGGTGAGACCTCGATCTTCAACGAACTCGGTGCCCCGCTCACCGCCGCCGAGTCGACGGCGCTCCTCGCCGAAGCGGCGCGGCTCGGGCGCACCGCGACCGTCGTCGCGGTCTCGGGCAGCCTCCCGCCCGGGCTCGAGCCGGGCGACCTGGCCGGCCTCGTCGCCGAACTCACCGCCGCGGGCGCGTCCGTCATCGTCGACACGAGCGGCCCCGCCCTCGTGGCGGCGGCCCGCGCCGGCGCGACCGTCCTGAAGCCCAACCGCGACGAGCTCGCCGAGGTGACCGGCCTCGACGATCCCGTCGCCGGTGCCCGCACGCTCATCGAGGCGGGCGCACGGCTCGTCGTCGTGTCGCTCGGCTCGGAGGGGCTCGTGGTCGTCGCCGCGGCTGAGGCCGGCGGCATCCGCGCCCGTCTCGCAGAGCCCCTGCGCGGCAATGCGACCGGGGCCGGCGACGCCGCCGTCGCCGCCATCGCCGCCGCCCTCCACGCCGTGCCGACGCTCGCGACCGATCCCGGCGAGCGCGACGCGCGCGTCGCACTCGCGCGTCGCGCCACCGCGTGGTCGGCCTCGGCCGTGCTCATGCCGCTCGCGGGCGCGCTCTCGCCCGAGCACGCGAGCATCGAGTCCCGCGTCGTCGTCGAGCCGTGGGGCGACTCCGGCCCGAACCCCGATCCCGGCACCGGCTCCGGCTCCGGCTCCGGCCACGGCTCCGGCTCCGGCTCCGGCCACGGGGCATCCACCACCGCCACCGACCCGAAGGCCACCGCATGA
- a CDS encoding ROK family protein → MTTEPMGGANGPAPLGPGAAVLAFDVGGTDTKSGLVDASGRVLGLRRTPTPLDATDPAGTIARSFADLADALRAAAPGVAPVTVGVSVPGLVDETSGVGIFASNLGWRDAPIRDLAERALGLPVAFGHDVRAAGDAEHRLGAARGYDDAVVLAIGTGIASSILIEGRPYAGGGYAGEFGHSLADPHGVRCACGAIGCLETIASAGAITRRYAAATGGAVAGARAVLDAANAGDATARQIWDDAIEALAQALARLVANLAPEAVIIGGGLSQAGPALFEPLGERLDALLSFHRRPVLVRASLGDDAGLLGTALAARDLAEARGLAAPTRTGDESQ, encoded by the coding sequence ATGACCACCGAGCCGATGGGGGGCGCGAACGGCCCTGCGCCGCTCGGCCCCGGCGCCGCCGTACTCGCGTTCGACGTCGGCGGCACCGACACCAAGTCGGGGTTGGTGGATGCCTCGGGGCGGGTGCTCGGGCTCCGACGCACGCCGACCCCGCTCGACGCGACCGACCCGGCCGGCACGATCGCACGGTCGTTCGCCGACCTCGCCGACGCCCTCAGGGCCGCGGCGCCGGGCGTCGCTCCCGTGACGGTCGGCGTGAGCGTGCCCGGGCTCGTCGACGAGACGAGCGGCGTCGGCATCTTCGCCTCCAACCTGGGTTGGCGGGACGCGCCGATCCGCGACCTCGCCGAGCGCGCCCTCGGCCTGCCGGTCGCCTTCGGCCACGACGTGCGCGCCGCGGGCGACGCCGAGCACCGGCTCGGTGCAGCGCGCGGCTACGACGACGCCGTCGTGCTCGCGATCGGCACGGGCATCGCGAGCTCGATCCTCATCGAGGGGCGTCCCTACGCCGGCGGCGGCTACGCCGGCGAGTTCGGGCACTCGCTCGCCGATCCGCACGGCGTGCGCTGCGCGTGCGGCGCGATCGGCTGCCTCGAGACGATCGCATCGGCCGGAGCGATCACGCGCCGGTACGCCGCCGCGACCGGCGGCGCCGTCGCCGGTGCGCGCGCGGTGCTCGACGCGGCGAACGCCGGCGACGCGACCGCCCGCCAGATCTGGGATGACGCGATCGAAGCACTCGCACAGGCGCTCGCACGACTCGTGGCGAACCTCGCCCCCGAGGCCGTGATCATCGGCGGGGGGCTCTCGCAGGCGGGCCCGGCACTCTTCGAGCCGCTCGGCGAGCGGCTCGACGCACTGCTCAGCTTCCACCGGCGCCCGGTGCTCGTGCGCGCCTCGCTCGGCGACGACGCGGGCCTCCTGGGCACGGCGCTCGCGGCACGAGACCTCGCCGAGGCGCGAGGCCTCGCGGCTCCGACGCGAACGGGAGACGAGTCCCAGTGA
- a CDS encoding SIS domain-containing protein: MAAELASQPETWARAAELRDEQSRLPRRGERIAVVGCGTSWFMAQSYAWLRESGGHGETDAFAASEAFALRGYDAVVALTRSGTTTEVLQLVEELRGKVRTVGVIGDAASPLVDLVDDAITLPFADEQSVVQTRFATTALALFRASLGEDLAPVVADAERALAADLDAELVEADQYTFLGRGWGVGLAHEAALKMREASQSWTESYPSMEYRHGPIAIAAPGRVTWQFGAAPEGLAADVAATGARFEQSTLDPMADLVRAQRVSLARALARGLDPDQPRNLTRSVILEG, from the coding sequence ATGGCCGCCGAGCTCGCCTCGCAGCCCGAGACCTGGGCGCGCGCGGCCGAGCTCCGCGACGAGCAGTCGCGGCTCCCCCGCCGCGGCGAGCGCATCGCCGTCGTCGGCTGCGGCACGAGCTGGTTCATGGCCCAGTCGTACGCCTGGCTGCGCGAGTCGGGCGGGCACGGCGAGACCGACGCGTTCGCCGCGTCGGAGGCGTTCGCGCTGCGCGGCTACGACGCGGTCGTCGCCCTCACCCGTTCGGGCACGACGACCGAGGTGCTCCAGCTCGTCGAGGAGCTTCGCGGCAAGGTCCGCACGGTCGGCGTGATCGGCGACGCCGCGTCGCCGCTCGTCGACCTCGTCGACGACGCGATCACGCTGCCCTTCGCCGACGAGCAGTCGGTCGTGCAGACGCGCTTCGCGACGACCGCCCTCGCCCTCTTCCGCGCCTCGCTCGGCGAGGACCTCGCGCCCGTGGTCGCCGACGCCGAGCGCGCGCTCGCGGCCGACCTCGACGCCGAGCTCGTCGAGGCCGACCAGTACACCTTCCTCGGCCGCGGCTGGGGCGTGGGCCTCGCCCACGAGGCGGCGCTCAAGATGCGCGAGGCCTCGCAGTCGTGGACCGAGTCGTACCCCTCGATGGAGTACCGCCACGGCCCGATCGCCATTGCCGCCCCCGGCCGGGTGACCTGGCAGTTCGGCGCAGCCCCCGAGGGCCTCGCCGCCGACGTCGCCGCGACCGGCGCCCGGTTCGAGCAGAGCACGCTCGACCCCATGGCCGATCTCGTCCGTGCCCAGCGCGTCTCGCTCGCCCGGGCGCTCGCCCGTGGGCTCGACCCCGACCAGCCGCGCAACCTCACGCGTTCCGTCATCCTCGAAGGCTGA
- a CDS encoding extracellular solute-binding protein yields MKKSLRFGAAIALAATASLTLASCGFGGGNGDGGDASGKTTLDMLVPSYSDATQDNWDKVIEGFEKENPDIDVKLEVQSWDNLESVITTKIQGGEAPDIYNGGPFAGFAADGLLYETKDVVSDDTYKDFQDSFLKNAEVDGTAYALPLIASARALFVNNDLLEQAGVSAAPTNWDELLDAATKISKLGGGVAGYGMPLGSEEAQAEAAVWLWGGGGTFGDASEITVDIPENLPGADQIKKMIDAGATQADPGSTDRTPLMEIFVQGKIGMQVGLPPTVGQIKDGNPDLNYSIVPIPTKDGSPFTLGVMDQLMAFQNDGDKQDAIKKFFDYYYSADVYVPWVQAEGFLPVTKSGADQLKDDEALAPFLAVLPDAQFYPSSNPKWQATDGAFKSLFGQIQSKPAQDVLTEIQAQVDAS; encoded by the coding sequence ATGAAGAAGTCACTGCGCTTCGGCGCCGCGATCGCGCTCGCGGCCACCGCGTCGCTGACACTCGCGTCGTGCGGTTTCGGCGGGGGCAACGGCGACGGCGGCGACGCCTCCGGCAAGACCACGCTCGACATGCTCGTGCCGAGCTACTCCGACGCCACCCAGGACAACTGGGACAAGGTCATCGAGGGATTCGAGAAGGAGAACCCCGACATCGACGTCAAGCTCGAGGTCCAGTCGTGGGACAACCTCGAGTCGGTCATCACGACGAAGATCCAGGGTGGCGAGGCGCCCGACATCTACAACGGCGGCCCCTTCGCCGGCTTCGCGGCCGACGGCCTGCTCTACGAGACGAAGGACGTCGTCTCCGACGACACCTACAAGGACTTCCAGGACTCGTTCCTCAAGAACGCCGAGGTCGACGGCACCGCGTACGCGCTGCCCCTCATCGCCTCGGCGCGCGCCCTCTTCGTCAACAACGACCTGCTCGAGCAGGCGGGCGTGAGCGCCGCGCCGACCAACTGGGACGAGCTGCTCGACGCGGCCACCAAGATCTCGAAGCTCGGCGGCGGCGTCGCCGGCTACGGCATGCCCCTCGGCTCCGAAGAGGCGCAGGCCGAGGCGGCCGTGTGGCTCTGGGGCGGCGGCGGCACGTTCGGTGACGCCTCCGAGATCACGGTCGACATCCCCGAGAACCTCCCGGGCGCCGACCAGATCAAGAAGATGATCGACGCGGGCGCCACCCAGGCCGACCCGGGCTCGACCGACCGCACCCCGCTCATGGAGATCTTCGTCCAGGGCAAGATCGGCATGCAGGTCGGCCTCCCGCCGACCGTCGGCCAGATCAAGGACGGCAACCCCGACCTGAACTACTCGATCGTGCCGATCCCCACCAAGGACGGCTCGCCCTTCACGCTCGGCGTCATGGACCAGCTCATGGCCTTCCAGAACGACGGTGACAAGCAGGACGCGATCAAGAAGTTCTTCGACTACTACTACTCGGCCGACGTGTACGTGCCGTGGGTGCAGGCCGAGGGCTTCCTCCCCGTCACCAAGTCGGGTGCCGACCAGCTGAAGGATGACGAGGCGCTCGCGCCGTTCCTCGCGGTGCTGCCCGACGCGCAGTTCTACCCGAGCTCGAACCCCAAGTGGCAGGCGACCGACGGCGCGTTCAAGTCGCTGTTCGGCCAGATCCAGTCGAAGCCGGCCCAGGACGTGCTGACCGAGATCCAGGCGCAGGTCGACGCGAGCTGA
- a CDS encoding carbohydrate ABC transporter permease, whose product MSSTTDASPNPTGAAAGRPRSGGSAAGGAGAKPARRGKPGGRDLAAALPWITPALILIFGVVLFPAVVMFYNSTRDISLSGLDKGSVGFDNYVEVFQFPYFWPIFFRTIVWVVVVVAFTVVISLGLAQILNKAFPGRQLVRLVVIIPWAASVVMTTMVVYYGLEPYFGIINKFLVDVGLVDTPEGYGWTKNPTTAFMWSIIVAIFVSLPFTTYTILAGLATVPGDTLEAAKMDGAGSVRTYFTIVLPQLRGALSVAVLINIINVFNSLPILRVMTGSIPGYDADTIMTMIFKYIQNQHKVDVASALSVVAFVIVIVIVAVYVKVVKPMKEV is encoded by the coding sequence ATGAGCTCCACGACCGACGCATCACCGAACCCGACGGGGGCGGCCGCAGGCCGCCCCCGTTCCGGGGGATCAGCCGCAGGCGGTGCGGGCGCGAAGCCCGCCCGCCGCGGCAAGCCCGGCGGCCGCGACCTCGCGGCCGCGCTCCCGTGGATCACGCCCGCGCTGATCCTGATCTTCGGCGTCGTGCTGTTCCCGGCCGTCGTCATGTTCTACAACTCGACCCGCGACATCTCCCTGTCGGGGCTCGACAAGGGCTCGGTCGGCTTCGACAACTACGTCGAGGTCTTCCAGTTCCCGTACTTCTGGCCGATCTTCTTCCGCACGATCGTGTGGGTCGTCGTGGTCGTCGCGTTCACGGTCGTGATCTCGCTCGGTCTCGCCCAGATCCTCAACAAGGCCTTCCCGGGCCGCCAGCTCGTGCGACTCGTCGTGATCATCCCGTGGGCGGCCTCGGTCGTCATGACCACGATGGTCGTCTACTACGGCCTCGAACCGTACTTCGGCATCATCAACAAGTTCCTCGTCGACGTCGGCCTCGTCGACACCCCCGAGGGCTACGGCTGGACCAAGAACCCGACCACCGCGTTCATGTGGTCGATCATCGTCGCGATCTTCGTGTCGCTGCCGTTCACGACCTACACGATCCTCGCCGGCCTCGCGACGGTGCCGGGCGACACCCTCGAGGCCGCGAAGATGGACGGCGCGGGCTCGGTGCGCACCTACTTCACGATCGTGCTGCCGCAGCTGCGCGGCGCACTCAGCGTGGCCGTTCTGATCAACATCATCAACGTGTTCAACTCGCTGCCGATCCTGAGGGTGATGACCGGGTCGATCCCCGGCTACGACGCCGACACGATCATGACGATGATCTTCAAGTACATCCAGAACCAGCACAAGGTCGACGTCGCGAGTGCGCTCTCGGTCGTCGCCTTCGTGATCGTCATCGTGATCGTCGCGGTGTACGTCAAGGTCGTCAAGCCCATGAAGGAGGTCTGA
- a CDS encoding carbohydrate ABC transporter permease encodes MTVTETRAMLASDAGHGASGRQTPPRKRRYTADQVPLGNVVLRMIAGLIVAAVFIVPYLIMFFGSVKTKSQILSVDPTYFPTEWHWENYLNMWSTPETPLPQNMVSTIVISVFATILVLAVALPAAYYTARFKFPFRFVFLFLVIVTQMLQPAVLTSGLFRQFTALGMGDTWAAMIFINAAFNLSFAVWIMHSFFAGIPKEVDEAAQIDGAGRLTVLFKINLPLVWPGIVTAIVFTFVACWNEFAASLVILSTAGNQPMSVALTKFVGQYSTSWQYVFGVSIVAIIPVVVLFMLIEKRLVGGLTAGSVK; translated from the coding sequence GTGACCGTCACCGAGACCCGCGCCATGCTCGCGTCGGACGCCGGCCACGGAGCATCCGGCCGCCAGACCCCGCCTCGCAAACGCCGCTACACCGCCGACCAGGTGCCTCTCGGCAACGTCGTGCTGCGCATGATCGCCGGCCTCATCGTGGCCGCGGTGTTCATCGTGCCGTATCTCATCATGTTCTTCGGCTCCGTGAAGACGAAGTCGCAGATCCTGTCGGTCGATCCCACCTACTTCCCCACGGAGTGGCACTGGGAGAACTACCTGAACATGTGGTCGACGCCCGAGACGCCGCTGCCGCAGAACATGGTCTCGACGATCGTGATCTCGGTGTTCGCGACGATCCTCGTGCTCGCGGTCGCACTGCCCGCGGCGTACTACACGGCCAGGTTCAAGTTCCCGTTCCGGTTCGTGTTCCTGTTCCTCGTGATCGTCACGCAGATGCTGCAGCCCGCGGTGCTCACGTCCGGTCTGTTCCGGCAGTTCACCGCCCTCGGCATGGGCGACACCTGGGCGGCGATGATCTTCATCAACGCGGCGTTCAACCTGTCGTTCGCGGTGTGGATCATGCACTCCTTCTTCGCGGGCATCCCGAAGGAGGTCGACGAGGCGGCGCAGATCGACGGCGCCGGCCGGCTCACGGTGCTCTTCAAGATCAACCTGCCGCTCGTGTGGCCCGGCATCGTCACGGCGATCGTGTTCACGTTCGTCGCCTGCTGGAACGAGTTCGCCGCGTCGCTCGTGATCCTCTCGACGGCGGGCAATCAGCCCATGTCGGTCGCGCTCACGAAGTTCGTCGGCCAGTACTCGACGAGCTGGCAGTACGTGTTCGGCGTCTCGATCGTCGCGATCATCCCGGTGGTCGTGCTCTTCATGCTCATCGAGAAGCGCCTCGTGGGAGGCCTCACGGCGGGCAGCGTCAAGTAG